A window of the Ogataea parapolymorpha DL-1 chromosome V, whole genome shotgun sequence genome harbors these coding sequences:
- a CDS encoding putative membrane protein, protein MNTIWIKLFVAVAACHGVQAMNMEAHSHATSTLSAPLNLSTVVPVAHEAHHMHGVPILETELTPAERLFWEAYNTTSYFTVETPYKSQLYVHLGLVYAAFILVYPLVLVLRNVNSKWFLPSLTVHSAMVIASLFSYSLFISNAPDLYPNNAYSKMSTGLFFLVIVHLFSSFVYTAKKWLEGPSPATHAPLPGKDIQMSELNGFASPSSTLYDSDDRLHRLSADSFDLEDQGSSTPTSHRSVAASPQKPDFVLSRLFQLAPVAKLVSIFGLASTFNFHVLNYGMLCYFLIYAPTGIAVLSCIGMGNHVFNLLAHFIKGGVFFSLGIVSLTRYCGGWTKLGWAWNRSYILPFEKPTSFWYKLQPKNGMITMEMVESSLILFYGSTNVFLEHLAAPGGPWTAKDLQHVSIAFLYIGAGLCGVVAELKLADWRLEKFYSQVGSDFEVQGYRPAHVTPGFSPNPFPAFTIFWTGLLMSQHQQASELSTSVHVQWGSLLTYGSVVRLVTFLLMIFFPKSQSFQPSRPFTELITSFCLLCGGLVFMESTDPVIMALEYRGLTPMFTMNVSVGVVSLLMAWIMCVFSIRDRLKTGSH, encoded by the coding sequence ATGAACACCATTTGGATTAAACTGTTTGTGGCCGTCGCGGCCTGCCACGGCGTCCAGGCCATGAACATGGAAGCCCACAGCCACGCAACCTCCACGCTTTCTGCCCCCCTTAACCTCAGCACCGTGGTCCCTGTCGCACACGAGGCTCATCACATGCACGGCGTGCCTATCCTCGAGACAGAACTCACTCCAGCAGAGAGATTGTTCTGGGAGGCCTACAACACCACGTCCTACTTCACCGTCGAGACCCCCTACAAGTCGCAATTGTACGTCCATCTCGGCCTCGTCTACGCTGCTTTCATTCTGGTGTACCCACTTGTGCTTGTTCTGCGCAACGTTAACTCGAAATGGTTCCTTCCATCGTTGACCGTGCATTCCGCCATGGTGATCGCTTCGCTCTTTAGCTACTCGCTCTTCATCAGCAACGCCCCGGACTTGTACCCAAACAACGCCTACTCCAAAATGAGCACTGGcctgttcttccttgtGATTGTCCACCTGTTCAGCTCGTTTGTTTACACAGCCAAGAAATGGCTCGAGGGCCCTTCGCCAGCTACGCACGCGCCATTGCCAGGTAAAGACATCCAGATGAGCGAGCTCAACGGGTTTGCATCGCCTTCGAGCACGCTGTATGACTCAGACGACCGTCTGCATCGTCTGAGCGCCGACTCGTTCGATCTCGAGGACCAGGGCTCGTCCACGCCAACTAGCCACCGCTCGGTAGCCGCATCACCACAGAAGCCCGATTTTGTCCTCTCAAGATTGTTCCAGCTGGCCCCCGTCGCCAAACTCGTGTCCATCTTCGGATTGGCCTCGACCTTTAATTTCCACGTCCTTAATTACGGTATGCTGTGCTACTTTTTAATTTACGCCCCAACGGGCATCGCTGTGCTCAGCTGTATCGGCATGGGCAATCACGTGTTCAACTTGCTGGCACACTTCATTAAAGGCGGCGTTTTCTTCAGTCTTGGAATCGTCTCACTCACCAGATACTGCGGCGGCTGGACCAAGCTCGGCTGGGCTTGGAACAGGTCGTATATCCTGCCTTTTGAGAAGCCTACGTCGTTCTGGTACAAGCTCCAGCCTAAAAACGGCATGATCACCATGGAAATGGTGGAGAGCTCGCTAATTCTGTTCTACGGCTCTACCAACGTCTTTCTGGAGCACCTGGCTGCTCCGGGCGGCCCATGGACGGCGAAGGACCTCCAGCACGTGTCGATCGCTTTCCTGTACATCGGTGCGGGCTTGTGCGGCGTGGTGGCGGAGCTGAAACTCGCCGACTGGCGTCTTGAGAAGTTCTACTCCCAGGTCGGCTCAGACTTTGAGGTCCAGGGATACCGTCCTGCTCACGTGACCCCAGGATTCAGTCCTAATCCGTTCCCAGCCTTCACGATTTTCTGGACCGGGCTGCTGATGTCGCAGCACCAGCAGGCCTCTGAGCTCTCTACGAGTGTCCATGTGCAGTGGGGATCGCTTTTGACGTACGGCTCTGTGGTTCGGTTGGTGACCTTCCTGCTAATGATCTTCTTCCCAAAGAGCCAGTCGTTCCAGCCATCCAGACCGTTCACAGAGCTCATCACGTCTTTCTGTCTGCTCTGTGGAGGTCTGGTCTTTATGGAGAGCACGGATCCTGTCATCATGGCGCTCGAGTACAGAGGCTTGACCCCAATGTTCACGATGAACGTGAGCGTGGGCGTGGTTTCGCTGCTGATGGCCTGGATCATGTGTGTGTTCTCCATCAGAGACCGGCTCAAAACCGGCTCGCACTAA